From the Chloroflexus aurantiacus J-10-fl genome, one window contains:
- the trpD gene encoding anthranilate phosphoribosyltransferase — protein sequence MNIREAIAAVVARRDLTQAEAASVMEEIMSGTATPAQIGAFLTALHMKGETDAEIAGMAAVMREKATHVYFDGPVIDTCGTGGDGAHTFNISTTAAFVAAGAGLTVAKHGNRAMSSVCGSADVLEGLGVQIELDAEGVARCLREAGIGFMFAPKFHPAMRFAGPVRREIGIRTVFNILGPLTNPARARYQVLGVASAALAEKLAYALSRLDTVHALVVHGDGGVDELTLSGPNLIFDVRAGQAPRQMLVAPEDVGLPRAPQDALRGGDVAYNVAIVRAILSGEEHGPRRDVVLFNAAAAMVAGDLAPDLATGVAMARHSIDSGRALERLNQMIAVSRGE from the coding sequence ATGAACATCCGCGAAGCGATTGCGGCAGTGGTCGCCCGGCGAGATTTGACCCAGGCTGAAGCAGCGAGTGTGATGGAAGAGATTATGAGCGGTACGGCCACGCCGGCCCAGATCGGGGCGTTTCTGACCGCTTTGCATATGAAGGGTGAGACGGACGCTGAGATCGCCGGTATGGCGGCGGTGATGCGTGAAAAGGCAACCCACGTCTATTTTGATGGACCGGTGATTGATACCTGCGGTACCGGTGGCGATGGGGCGCATACGTTTAACATTAGCACGACAGCAGCATTTGTGGCTGCCGGTGCCGGGTTGACGGTGGCAAAGCATGGGAATCGCGCTATGTCGAGTGTGTGCGGCAGCGCCGATGTGCTTGAGGGTTTAGGAGTGCAGATCGAACTCGATGCCGAGGGTGTCGCCCGCTGTTTGCGCGAGGCCGGGATCGGGTTTATGTTTGCCCCTAAGTTCCATCCGGCTATGCGGTTTGCCGGGCCGGTACGCCGCGAGATTGGCATTCGCACGGTGTTCAATATTCTCGGCCCGCTGACCAACCCGGCTCGCGCCCGTTATCAGGTGCTGGGCGTCGCCAGTGCTGCCCTGGCCGAAAAACTGGCTTACGCGCTCAGCCGGCTTGATACGGTGCATGCTCTGGTGGTTCACGGTGATGGTGGTGTCGATGAGCTGACGCTATCCGGGCCGAATCTGATTTTTGACGTTCGCGCCGGTCAGGCACCCCGGCAGATGCTGGTTGCGCCCGAAGATGTCGGGCTGCCCAGAGCACCCCAGGATGCGCTGCGCGGCGGTGATGTGGCGTACAATGTCGCAATTGTACGCGCCATTCTGAGTGGCGAAGAACATGGGCCGCGTCGCGATGTTGTGCTGTTCAATGCGGCGGCAGCGATGGTCGCCGGTGATCTGGCCCCCGATCTGGCTACCGGTGTGGCGATGGCCCGTCATAGTATCGACAGTGGCCGAGCGCTGGAGCGGTTGAACCAGATGATTGCTGTCAGTCGTGGCGAATGA
- a CDS encoding GDP-mannose 4,6-dehydratase, with protein MKTSFHLITGGAGFIGCNLADYLLARGEHVTIVDNLSRPRTPLNLAWLQERYGSRLRFVQADIRDAAVMQAVIPGHRVVYHLAGQVAVTTSVQDPRSDFEINALGTLNILEAARLASEPPIVFFASTNKVYGGMETVAVVEDETRYRYRDLPHGVPEHQLLDFHSPYGCSKGAADQYVRDYARIYGLKTVVFRQSCIYGPRQFGVEDQGWAAHFAIAALLNRPITIYGNGKQVRDMLYVDDLIAAYMAALDRIDQVSGRIYNIGGGPQNALSIWAEFGPLLSRLIGREIPVRYGDWRPGDQPVYISDISLAQRDLAWQPQVSVYEGVERMVGWIRDHLDLFR; from the coding sequence ATGAAAACATCGTTCCACCTCATCACCGGCGGTGCCGGGTTCATCGGTTGTAATCTGGCTGATTATTTGCTGGCCCGTGGCGAACACGTCACGATTGTTGATAATCTGAGTCGTCCACGAACCCCGCTCAATCTGGCGTGGTTGCAGGAACGGTACGGTAGCCGGCTTCGCTTCGTGCAGGCCGATATTCGTGATGCCGCGGTGATGCAGGCTGTGATCCCCGGTCATCGGGTCGTTTACCATCTTGCCGGTCAGGTGGCAGTGACGACATCGGTGCAGGATCCGCGCAGTGATTTTGAAATTAATGCGCTCGGCACGCTGAATATCCTCGAAGCAGCCCGGCTGGCGAGCGAGCCACCGATTGTCTTTTTTGCCTCTACCAACAAGGTCTACGGCGGGATGGAGACCGTTGCCGTAGTGGAAGATGAGACTCGCTACCGTTACCGTGATTTGCCGCATGGAGTACCTGAACATCAGTTACTCGATTTTCATTCACCGTATGGGTGCAGCAAAGGTGCTGCCGATCAATATGTGCGTGATTATGCCCGTATCTACGGTTTGAAAACGGTGGTCTTCCGCCAGTCGTGCATCTATGGCCCGCGCCAGTTTGGGGTTGAGGATCAGGGGTGGGCTGCGCACTTCGCGATTGCCGCACTCTTGAACCGTCCCATTACCATCTACGGCAACGGGAAGCAGGTGCGCGATATGCTCTACGTTGATGATCTGATCGCAGCCTATATGGCGGCACTGGACCGGATCGATCAGGTGAGTGGACGGATATATAATATCGGTGGTGGTCCGCAGAATGCACTTTCCATCTGGGCTGAATTTGGCCCACTGCTGAGCCGGCTGATCGGACGAGAGATTCCGGTGCGTTATGGCGACTGGCGACCCGGCGATCAGCCGGTCTACATCAGTGATATTTCGCTGGCGCAGCGCGATCTGGCCTGGCAACCACAGGTGTCGGTGTACGAAGGGGTGGAACGGATGGTGGGCTGGATTCGCGATCATCTCGATCTGTTCCGTTAG
- a CDS encoding FG-GAP-like repeat-containing protein: MTRLRFFFVLVVVLLIAPSLAFAFYRNPVNSQPGFSRTEILQQDDNLAGKQLDGARIIRSSPVVSDLDGNPSNGLEIVIGDRNGKLFALRNNGQVMWTTQVASCSVTGDDSLLNGAPSLFDLRPDLPGLEVIVGYGKILADPSCPGGIRAYSATGQPLWNYQIPISSISGQSGVFSTPSVTDVNGAGDIIIVAGSADLYLHVLNKDGTLRWKYFAMDSIWSSPAFADVNRDGRKDIIVGTDFTPGMVCNPNSITPFPETNSYYESAKGFLYAFPANPTFVADPIYCARDGGNVIGFGKGFLWAVRFDQSIYSSPAVADLENDGQLEVIVGSSCFYGGNPKPGRWVKIFNAANGTEKMTLNAPECVASSPAIGDITGDGKPEIVAAVASGGSINPPVDTPREGGRLVAWTYDNPNPIWNIVVRGSTQEQADMSEAFNNPLIADIDGNGSHEVIIVVQNSVMIYNGAGQELTPSCPIGGLEAQACMPRKSMFMWMPIRNTPAIADIDNDGKLEIVAAGSHTSYDQPAMQNRAFVYVWRDLEQAITSASGPYQPYSTPWPQFQRDPAHNGLFLERRIRPGVTSMAVLMEANQVQQYTISLYSNDGSPINVTIGEDDASGVIQLSPTSVSLSSATGSSFSVTINTSSKAPGTYNARILLSGNDVPNVEIPITVRVATNVYTTYTPLVLR; the protein is encoded by the coding sequence ATGACACGCCTTCGGTTTTTCTTCGTTCTAGTTGTTGTACTACTCATTGCACCATCGCTCGCCTTTGCGTTTTATCGGAATCCGGTCAATTCCCAACCCGGTTTTTCACGAACCGAAATTTTACAACAGGACGACAACCTGGCCGGGAAGCAACTGGATGGTGCCCGAATTATTCGTAGTTCACCGGTAGTGAGTGATCTGGATGGCAATCCCAGCAACGGTTTGGAGATCGTGATTGGGGATCGCAACGGGAAGTTGTTCGCTCTGCGCAACAATGGTCAGGTGATGTGGACGACGCAGGTGGCAAGTTGTAGTGTGACCGGTGATGATAGTTTGCTCAACGGTGCCCCCTCCCTGTTCGATCTGAGACCCGATTTGCCCGGCCTGGAAGTGATTGTAGGCTACGGCAAAATTCTGGCCGACCCGAGTTGTCCCGGTGGTATCCGTGCTTATTCGGCTACCGGCCAGCCATTGTGGAATTACCAGATTCCGATCAGTTCGATTAGTGGTCAATCGGGTGTTTTCAGCACACCATCGGTGACCGATGTAAACGGTGCAGGCGACATTATTATCGTTGCCGGTTCAGCCGACCTCTACCTTCACGTGCTGAATAAGGATGGCACGTTGCGCTGGAAATACTTTGCGATGGACTCGATCTGGTCATCACCGGCATTTGCCGATGTTAATCGTGATGGACGCAAAGACATTATCGTTGGCACCGATTTTACGCCGGGGATGGTGTGCAATCCCAATAGTATCACACCATTCCCTGAGACGAATTCGTACTATGAAAGTGCAAAGGGATTCCTCTACGCTTTTCCCGCCAATCCGACCTTTGTGGCTGATCCGATCTACTGTGCAAGGGATGGTGGTAACGTGATCGGCTTTGGCAAAGGTTTTCTGTGGGCTGTGCGCTTTGACCAGTCTATCTACTCGTCACCAGCAGTGGCCGATCTGGAAAATGATGGTCAGCTTGAGGTGATCGTCGGTAGTAGCTGTTTTTACGGGGGTAATCCCAAACCGGGTCGATGGGTGAAGATTTTCAATGCAGCGAACGGCACTGAAAAGATGACACTTAATGCGCCAGAATGTGTTGCTTCATCGCCGGCCATCGGTGATATTACCGGTGATGGTAAGCCGGAGATTGTCGCTGCTGTTGCCTCTGGCGGTTCGATTAATCCACCCGTAGACACGCCCCGTGAAGGTGGTCGACTGGTAGCGTGGACCTATGACAATCCCAATCCGATCTGGAATATCGTCGTGCGTGGTTCCACCCAGGAACAGGCCGATATGTCGGAGGCTTTCAACAACCCGCTGATTGCCGATATTGATGGTAACGGTTCGCACGAGGTCATTATTGTTGTCCAGAATTCGGTGATGATCTACAACGGTGCCGGACAGGAACTTACGCCAAGTTGCCCAATTGGTGGTCTCGAGGCCCAGGCCTGTATGCCCCGGAAGTCGATGTTTATGTGGATGCCAATCCGCAATACACCAGCAATTGCCGATATTGATAACGACGGTAAGCTGGAAATTGTAGCTGCTGGATCACACACCAGTTATGATCAGCCGGCTATGCAGAATCGAGCTTTCGTCTACGTCTGGCGCGATCTCGAACAGGCGATTACCAGTGCGAGTGGTCCCTACCAGCCATACAGCACGCCGTGGCCGCAGTTTCAGCGTGATCCTGCCCATAACGGTCTGTTCCTCGAACGCAGGATACGTCCTGGTGTCACCAGTATGGCGGTATTGATGGAGGCGAATCAGGTGCAACAATACACGATTAGCCTCTATTCAAACGATGGTTCACCAATCAACGTAACCATTGGGGAGGACGATGCGAGCGGTGTTATCCAGCTTAGCCCGACCAGCGTATCACTTAGCTCAGCTACCGGCAGTTCATTCAGTGTGACGATTAATACCAGTAGTAAAGCTCCCGGTACCTATAATGCAAGAATACTGCTCAGTGGTAATGATGTGCCCAACGTCGAGATTCCAATCACGGTACGAGTAGCAACTAACGTCTACACGACGTATACCCCTCTGGTCCTTCGTTAA
- a CDS encoding glycosyltransferase translates to MTQLVWHSTFASPTGYSSSSRAIVAGLAATGLAVRPLYLFDADDAERIYGTVPPAIHALQQLPIRLDVPQVVYGRGELFCKNSGSYRIGFTMLETDRLPTHWVAQANLMDEVWTPTAWGCAVFAASGVRRPLHAIPLGVDVSVFTPGTPRRELTDHTVFLSVFEWSQRKGWDILLSAYRTAFKPTDPVVLVLKIDHRVAGNPLRELAGILSDQAPPVAVIYNQTFNPARMAELYRSADCFVLPSRGEGWGMPVLEAMACGLPVIATAWSGPTTFLDDTCGYPLPIRGLVPTGIPTGPYADACWAEPDFDALVELLRHVHRQRDEARQRGGQAALRAQAWSWQNSTQTILNRLRAIGVEVVDEKH, encoded by the coding sequence ATGACGCAGCTCGTCTGGCATTCGACGTTTGCCTCGCCGACCGGTTACAGTAGCTCGTCACGGGCAATTGTGGCCGGTCTGGCGGCCACCGGTCTGGCCGTCCGGCCGCTCTATCTCTTCGATGCCGACGATGCCGAGCGCATCTATGGGACTGTTCCACCTGCTATTCACGCTCTGCAACAGTTGCCAATTCGCCTCGATGTGCCCCAGGTTGTCTATGGTCGGGGTGAGCTGTTCTGCAAGAATAGTGGTTCCTATCGGATCGGCTTTACCATGCTGGAAACCGACCGCCTGCCCACCCATTGGGTTGCCCAGGCTAATCTGATGGATGAAGTCTGGACGCCAACGGCATGGGGGTGTGCGGTCTTTGCCGCCAGTGGTGTCAGGCGTCCCCTTCACGCAATCCCACTTGGGGTTGATGTGAGTGTCTTTACACCTGGTACGCCACGACGCGAGCTTACTGACCATACAGTGTTTCTGTCGGTGTTTGAATGGAGCCAGCGTAAGGGCTGGGATATCTTGCTCTCCGCCTATCGGACGGCCTTCAAGCCGACCGATCCGGTAGTGCTGGTGTTGAAGATTGATCACCGCGTTGCCGGTAATCCGCTCCGCGAGCTGGCAGGCATCCTCAGCGATCAGGCACCGCCGGTGGCGGTGATTTACAACCAGACGTTCAATCCGGCGCGGATGGCCGAACTCTACCGGAGCGCCGATTGTTTCGTCTTACCCAGTCGGGGTGAGGGTTGGGGGATGCCGGTGCTGGAAGCAATGGCGTGCGGTCTACCGGTCATTGCCACTGCCTGGAGTGGACCAACCACATTTCTCGATGATACCTGTGGCTACCCGCTGCCGATTCGCGGTCTGGTGCCGACAGGCATCCCCACCGGCCCATACGCAGATGCCTGTTGGGCAGAGCCTGATTTCGATGCGCTGGTGGAGTTGCTAAGGCATGTGCATCGACAACGCGACGAGGCCCGGCAGCGCGGGGGACAAGCCGCATTGCGTGCCCAGGCCTGGTCGTGGCAAAACAGCACGCAGACGATCCTGAACCGTCTGCGTGCTATCGGTGTCGAAGTGGTTGATGAGAAGCACTAA
- a CDS encoding aminotransferase class V-fold PLP-dependent enzyme, giving the protein MTVDLAAYRAGFPITERYAFLSHAAVSPLHQHVQAAVQSYLDHATREPFLAVFPQVMAQFAELKQRLARLINARSPDEIVLMPNTAAGINTAAVSLPLHPGDNVLVLDGDYPANIYPWQQLAYRGVLTKVVPQHQGGLDLDLLVRRIDHRTRVIALSSAMFATGFRNDLATVGQLCRERGIYFVVDAIQTLGAFPLDVQECHIDMLACGSQKWLLSTPGSGFLYVRRELIRDLVPGAYVGAASSVSGMNYLDYNLTLPETAERFTLGTPNVANNLALLAAVTLLQEVGIERITHQIATLVDALINDLQERGYQLAASTKPEHRSGIVVAMVENPAVVAQRLYEAGIVVTPRGAGVRIAPHFYNTLDEVLRVGEALDAATH; this is encoded by the coding sequence ATGACTGTCGATTTGGCCGCTTATCGCGCTGGATTTCCGATTACCGAACGCTACGCCTTTCTTAGCCACGCGGCTGTCTCACCGTTGCATCAGCATGTGCAGGCAGCAGTGCAGAGCTACCTTGACCATGCCACCCGTGAGCCGTTTCTGGCCGTCTTTCCACAGGTGATGGCACAGTTTGCCGAGCTTAAGCAGCGCCTGGCCCGGCTGATCAACGCCCGCTCGCCCGACGAGATAGTGCTAATGCCCAATACGGCTGCCGGCATTAACACCGCAGCCGTTAGCCTGCCGTTACACCCCGGTGATAATGTGCTGGTGCTTGATGGTGACTATCCGGCTAACATCTACCCGTGGCAGCAACTGGCATATCGTGGTGTGCTAACAAAGGTCGTGCCGCAACATCAGGGTGGCCTCGATCTCGATCTGCTGGTGCGACGCATTGATCATCGGACGCGGGTGATCGCGCTTAGCTCAGCGATGTTTGCGACCGGGTTTCGCAATGATCTGGCGACCGTCGGCCAGCTTTGTCGCGAGCGAGGCATCTATTTTGTGGTTGATGCGATCCAGACACTGGGGGCATTTCCGCTCGATGTGCAGGAATGCCATATCGACATGCTGGCATGTGGTTCGCAAAAGTGGTTGCTATCAACACCCGGCAGTGGCTTCCTCTACGTGCGCCGTGAGTTGATTCGCGATCTGGTGCCAGGAGCTTATGTCGGCGCCGCCAGTAGTGTGAGCGGGATGAACTATCTCGACTACAATCTAACCCTGCCTGAAACTGCCGAGCGGTTTACACTGGGAACACCAAATGTCGCCAACAATCTCGCCCTATTGGCTGCGGTTACGTTGCTGCAAGAGGTTGGCATTGAGCGGATCACGCACCAGATTGCGACGCTGGTGGATGCGTTGATCAACGATCTCCAGGAGCGCGGCTATCAACTGGCTGCAAGTACCAAACCAGAACACCGGAGTGGCATTGTGGTCGCGATGGTCGAGAATCCGGCTGTGGTCGCACAACGCCTCTACGAGGCCGGGATTGTTGTTACTCCGCGGGGAGCCGGCGTGCGGATCGCCCCCCACTTCTACAATACGCTCGATGAGGTGTTGCGGGTCGGTGAAGCACTTGATGCGGCAACCCACTGA
- a CDS encoding alpha/beta fold hydrolase has translation MTTHTASAAETAVAGLRTSFRRAGQGYPLLLLHGWGGSSRLWHYTLRDLADRYMLIAPDLPGFGASPPLSGRLSLERLADWVIAFADALGLERFAINGHSLCAAVAVHVAARYPERVSHLIVTSFSTFRDERERRVVASIHHLMALWLALRRPWMLDVQPLMRLVGSRFFYRLPADHALLRETFADFLAMEQRTALETARGAGSPTISAALAAVRAPALLIACRHDQIMPPPGAPVAAARIPRCRLVWIEQCGHLPMLERPHEYHAILTEFLKDGAV, from the coding sequence ATGACCACACATACTGCATCTGCTGCTGAAACTGCCGTTGCCGGCCTGCGCACGTCGTTTCGTCGTGCCGGGCAGGGTTATCCGCTCCTCTTGCTGCACGGTTGGGGTGGCTCGTCGCGGTTGTGGCACTATACGCTGCGCGATCTGGCGGATCGGTACATGCTGATCGCCCCTGATCTGCCCGGCTTTGGGGCATCACCTCCGCTCAGCGGTCGGTTGTCGCTCGAACGGCTTGCCGATTGGGTGATTGCGTTTGCCGATGCCCTTGGTCTGGAACGGTTTGCCATCAACGGCCATTCGCTGTGTGCTGCTGTCGCCGTTCACGTTGCTGCGCGCTACCCCGAACGGGTTTCCCATCTGATTGTTACCAGCTTCAGCACCTTTCGCGATGAACGTGAACGACGGGTTGTGGCGTCGATCCACCATCTGATGGCCCTCTGGTTAGCATTACGCCGCCCATGGATGCTCGATGTCCAGCCCCTGATGCGTCTGGTGGGTAGTCGCTTCTTCTACCGGTTACCTGCTGATCACGCCCTGCTGCGCGAGACCTTTGCCGATTTTCTGGCGATGGAACAACGCACAGCGCTGGAGACCGCACGGGGAGCAGGAAGTCCGACGATCAGCGCTGCCCTGGCCGCGGTGCGCGCTCCGGCACTACTGATCGCCTGCCGTCACGACCAGATTATGCCACCGCCGGGTGCACCGGTTGCTGCTGCGCGCATCCCCCGCTGCCGGCTGGTTTGGATTGAGCAGTGTGGTCATTTGCCAATGCTGGAACGACCGCACGAATACCACGCTATTCTGACCGAATTTCTGAAGGATGGGGCTGTATGA
- a CDS encoding vitamin B12-dependent ribonucleotide reductase: MMKQELAPANLTDIARTVLKKRYLLKNEHGDVIETPETMFWRVAETIAAVDARYGASAEQVEERAERFYHLMTQGYFEPNSPTLMNAGRPLGQLSACFVLPIDDNLTSIYETLKHQALIHQSGGGTGFSFSRLRPRNDVVRSTMGVASGPVSFMDVYNHSTEAIKQGGTRRGANMGILRCDHPDILEFITCKLDTTKITNFNISVAITDAFMRAVERDEEYDLINPRTGLGQIASRDGLKHPLTGEVLVPAGQPMRLRARMVFDLIVQCAHATGEPGLFFIDRANEYNPVPHLGEYEATNPCGEQPLLAYDVCNLGSINLGKFVTDAGTIDWESLRDVVHESTRFLDNVIDANHYPLEQITQLSQRIRRIGLGVMGWADMLVRLGIPYNSAQAIDLARQVMRFIDEESKVASEQLARERGPFPEWEYSIWGPDATCARRPDGSRIRPQRLLRNCNVTTVAPTGTISIIAGCSSGIEPLFAIAFWRYQADTRMLDINQDFVAQAKREGWYSDELMERIADTGHIHHPEVPASVQRVWVTAHDIAPEWHVRMQAAFQEYTDSAISKTINFPHEATPDQVREAYELAFRLGCKGITVYRDGSRANQVLSTGSTGKSAEPAPASDQPVELKPRPVPAEGLPSHSFPVVTPLGKLRLFVTELDGKPFEVFAIIGRAGSDVTAFTEAIGRLISLALRCGVPVKLIAEQLRGIGGSRSAGFGPDRVRSVPDAIGKVLLDHYVKNGNGNGNGNGNGNGHDYEYGNGETDTSRTYTNGASEATATTPVSHPHSDHGHGTIEAAEICPECQNATMLNEEGCRKCHSCGYSEC; the protein is encoded by the coding sequence ATGATGAAACAAGAGCTTGCCCCCGCCAATCTGACCGACATTGCCCGTACTGTGCTCAAAAAGCGCTATCTGTTGAAGAATGAGCACGGTGATGTGATCGAAACCCCCGAAACGATGTTTTGGCGGGTGGCCGAGACCATCGCCGCCGTCGATGCTCGCTACGGGGCGTCAGCCGAGCAGGTCGAGGAGCGTGCCGAACGATTTTATCATCTGATGACCCAGGGCTATTTTGAACCAAACAGCCCAACCCTGATGAATGCCGGGCGGCCATTGGGGCAATTGAGTGCCTGCTTCGTCCTGCCTATCGACGACAATCTGACCAGTATCTACGAGACGCTCAAACATCAGGCACTGATCCATCAGAGTGGTGGCGGGACCGGCTTTAGCTTCTCGCGGCTGCGTCCGCGCAACGATGTGGTGCGCAGTACGATGGGGGTGGCCAGCGGCCCGGTGAGTTTTATGGATGTCTATAATCACTCCACCGAGGCGATTAAACAGGGTGGAACGCGCCGTGGCGCAAATATGGGTATTCTGCGCTGCGATCATCCTGATATTCTTGAGTTTATTACCTGCAAACTCGATACAACGAAAATCACGAATTTCAATATCTCGGTGGCGATTACCGATGCGTTCATGCGTGCCGTTGAGCGCGACGAGGAGTATGACCTGATCAACCCGCGCACCGGTCTGGGGCAGATTGCGTCGCGTGATGGTCTCAAGCATCCGCTCACCGGCGAGGTGCTCGTTCCCGCCGGTCAACCGATGCGCTTGCGGGCCCGCATGGTCTTCGATCTGATTGTGCAGTGCGCCCACGCCACCGGTGAACCCGGTCTCTTCTTCATCGACCGGGCCAACGAGTACAATCCGGTACCCCACCTTGGCGAATACGAAGCGACCAATCCCTGCGGTGAACAACCGTTGCTGGCCTATGACGTGTGCAACCTCGGTTCGATCAATCTGGGGAAATTCGTCACCGATGCCGGCACCATTGATTGGGAATCGCTGCGTGACGTGGTGCATGAGAGCACCCGCTTTCTCGATAATGTGATCGACGCCAATCACTATCCGCTCGAACAGATTACGCAGCTCAGCCAGCGGATTCGCCGCATCGGCCTTGGGGTGATGGGATGGGCCGATATGCTGGTGCGTCTGGGCATTCCGTACAATTCAGCGCAAGCGATTGATCTGGCGCGACAGGTGATGCGCTTTATCGACGAAGAGAGCAAAGTGGCGTCCGAGCAGCTTGCCCGCGAGCGTGGTCCCTTCCCGGAATGGGAGTACAGCATCTGGGGACCTGATGCGACCTGCGCCCGTCGCCCCGATGGATCGCGCATTCGGCCCCAACGCCTGCTCCGCAATTGTAACGTCACCACCGTTGCCCCAACCGGCACGATCAGCATTATCGCCGGCTGCTCATCCGGCATCGAGCCACTGTTTGCGATTGCGTTCTGGCGCTACCAGGCCGACACCCGCATGCTCGACATCAATCAGGACTTTGTCGCCCAGGCCAAACGTGAGGGATGGTACAGCGATGAACTGATGGAGCGGATTGCGGACACCGGTCATATCCATCACCCGGAAGTACCGGCCTCGGTGCAGCGGGTGTGGGTCACTGCCCACGATATTGCCCCAGAGTGGCACGTGCGCATGCAGGCAGCGTTCCAGGAGTACACCGATAGTGCGATCTCGAAGACGATTAACTTCCCGCACGAAGCAACCCCCGACCAGGTTCGCGAAGCCTACGAGCTGGCCTTCCGCCTTGGCTGCAAGGGGATCACCGTCTATCGTGACGGATCGCGCGCAAACCAGGTGCTCTCAACCGGCTCAACCGGTAAGAGTGCGGAGCCGGCGCCGGCCTCCGATCAACCGGTGGAGCTGAAGCCGCGCCCGGTCCCGGCTGAGGGATTGCCCAGCCACTCCTTCCCTGTTGTTACGCCACTCGGCAAACTGCGCCTCTTCGTGACCGAGCTGGACGGGAAGCCGTTCGAGGTCTTTGCCATCATCGGGCGCGCCGGCAGCGATGTTACCGCCTTCACCGAAGCCATTGGCCGCCTGATTTCACTCGCCCTCCGGTGTGGAGTCCCGGTGAAACTCATTGCCGAGCAACTGCGCGGCATCGGTGGTTCGCGCTCGGCGGGCTTCGGCCCGGATCGGGTACGTTCGGTGCCTGACGCAATAGGCAAGGTATTGCTCGATCATTACGTGAAAAACGGGAACGGGAATGGCAATGGGAATGGCAACGGTAATGGGCATGACTACGAGTACGGCAACGGCGAAACCGATACGAGTCGGACGTACACCAATGGAGCCAGCGAGGCTACAGCCACAACACCGGTAAGCCATCCCCATAGCGATCATGGTCACGGCACAATTGAAGCCGCCGAGATTTGCCCTGAATGCCAGAATGCGACCATGCTGAACGAAGAAGGGTGTCGGAAGTGCCACTCGTGCGGTTATAGCGAGTGCTAA
- a CDS encoding glycosyltransferase codes for MKEYSALQAIWQSRWGLPIGYSVSSEELALHLDQAGVELFHRPTPWHMPANLSHPRLREIAARSLPEGIPQVSYDQADLFYTEHRGYRIGYTMLEVNGLPADWVAACNQMDEVWTPSHWGVETFAAAGVIRPLHAMPLGYDPTQFHPRVPVHRLDSRFTFLSIFEWGERKAPEILLRAYVSAFQNHDDVILILRINNFDASISVSQQIASLNLPADGPPIAILYNQYLSRAQLASLYRSADCFVLTSRGEGWGLPILEAMACGVPVIATNWSAQTEFLHKGVGYPLRVRSLVPAEAKCPYYLGWSWAEPDLDHLVYLMRYVYEHPTEARAIGQAAAAEVVQRWTWQHAAQRIRQRLAAIMG; via the coding sequence ATGAAAGAGTATTCTGCGTTACAAGCTATCTGGCAGTCACGGTGGGGTTTGCCGATAGGGTATTCGGTGAGTTCGGAAGAACTGGCTCTCCACCTCGATCAGGCAGGAGTGGAGTTATTCCACCGACCTACACCCTGGCATATGCCTGCCAACCTTTCGCATCCACGCCTGCGCGAGATTGCCGCACGCTCGTTGCCCGAAGGCATTCCACAAGTGAGCTATGATCAGGCAGATCTCTTTTATACTGAACACCGCGGCTACCGTATCGGTTATACCATGCTTGAAGTCAATGGATTGCCTGCTGATTGGGTGGCAGCCTGCAATCAGATGGATGAAGTCTGGACACCGAGTCATTGGGGGGTCGAGACCTTCGCCGCGGCTGGCGTGATTCGGCCACTGCATGCAATGCCACTTGGCTATGATCCAACACAGTTTCATCCTAGAGTGCCGGTACACCGTCTGGATAGTCGTTTCACATTTCTCTCGATCTTCGAATGGGGTGAACGAAAAGCGCCCGAAATTTTACTTCGCGCATATGTGAGTGCGTTTCAAAACCATGATGATGTCATTCTTATTTTACGGATCAACAATTTTGATGCATCTATCAGTGTTTCTCAGCAAATTGCCAGCCTGAACTTACCAGCCGATGGGCCACCGATAGCAATTCTCTACAACCAGTATTTGAGTCGTGCCCAATTGGCTTCGCTTTATCGTAGCGCAGATTGCTTTGTGCTGACCAGTCGTGGCGAAGGATGGGGGCTGCCCATTCTTGAGGCAATGGCCTGCGGCGTCCCGGTCATTGCAACTAATTGGAGCGCTCAAACCGAGTTTTTGCACAAGGGTGTTGGTTATCCACTACGGGTCCGTTCTCTCGTTCCGGCTGAGGCGAAGTGTCCTTATTATCTGGGCTGGTCGTGGGCCGAGCCTGATCTTGACCACCTCGTCTACCTGATGCGGTATGTCTATGAGCATCCGACCGAGGCGCGTGCTATCGGTCAGGCAGCGGCAGCCGAAGTTGTCCAACGCTGGACTTGGCAACATGCAGCCCAACGGATCCGACAGCGATTGGCGGCGATTATGGGGTAA